Proteins co-encoded in one Halodesulfovibrio sp. MK-HDV genomic window:
- a CDS encoding DUF169 domain-containing protein, which translates to MSVDFKEMQATLMREMRLYHYPIAVKFFYDQADVDKYLEENEVHVPIKPMTYCQWEIAARMKGQSVYATKEMLSCSNAHYSFGWKGLDDAEVKSHAKYTRNPEQARRFVETKTQMPEGMIGIAVMPLASATETPDVVHFYVDNMQAYHLAVDYMAGTDTHPLRPAITMNSSACGGTAYSYVANEFNMVPACSGSYNAGKTERGEINVMIPGEKMIATYERLLERIEDLGSSSITKPGDGFPGQDVCKNCPLIIFKKNK; encoded by the coding sequence ATGTCCGTAGATTTTAAAGAAATGCAAGCAACTTTGATGCGCGAAATGCGCTTGTATCATTACCCTATCGCCGTAAAATTTTTCTACGACCAGGCTGACGTAGACAAGTACCTCGAAGAAAACGAAGTGCATGTACCTATCAAGCCAATGACTTACTGTCAGTGGGAAATCGCTGCACGTATGAAAGGTCAGAGCGTATACGCTACTAAAGAAATGCTCTCCTGCTCCAATGCTCATTACAGCTTCGGCTGGAAAGGTCTTGATGATGCAGAAGTAAAAAGCCACGCAAAATACACTCGTAACCCTGAACAGGCTAGACGTTTTGTGGAAACAAAAACTCAGATGCCTGAGGGTATGATTGGTATCGCGGTTATGCCGCTTGCCAGCGCAACCGAAACTCCAGACGTTGTTCACTTCTATGTAGATAACATGCAGGCATACCACCTTGCTGTTGACTACATGGCAGGCACAGACACTCATCCGCTTCGCCCTGCAATCACCATGAACTCTTCAGCATGTGGTGGTACTGCTTACTCTTACGTTGCTAACGAATTCAACATGGTTCCTGCATGTTCCGGTAGCTACAACGCCGGTAAAACAGAACGCGGCGAAATCAACGTTATGATTCCGGGCGAAAAGATGATCGCAACTTACGAACGTCTTCTCGAACGTATCGAAGATCTCGGTAGTTCTTCCATCACCAAACCTGGCGACGGCTTCCCGGGTCAGGATGTATGTAAAAACTGTCCGCTCATCATCTTCAAAAAGAATAAATAG
- a CDS encoding phosphate/phosphite/phosphonate ABC transporter substrate-binding protein, with product MLRALFLTFILCIPVFLQGCGEEVPVVKVDFSKRESVKVPVPEPAITYAYLPQYSHEVSYARHNPLIQHLAKETGLPMRQVFPDTFAEHVRMVERGEIDISFSNPFVYVQLTKLGSTAFARIKEPDGRPTFRGQIIVHAQNKAIQTLEDVIGKRWIAVDPYSAGGYLYALGYFLDHGIHAHNFREIAFAPGPGGKQEKAALAVYAGKYDVASVREGALDTVKDKINLQHIRVLAVTPEYPGWVYSARNGMNKEIVSKIAEAMFRLSMDIPSEAAILKNARTSGIIPATDSDYDAVRTLIQKIEADRITSKLQDVPPLPAQRVSNAE from the coding sequence ATGTTGCGTGCACTTTTTTTAACATTCATACTCTGCATTCCCGTTTTTTTACAAGGATGCGGAGAAGAAGTCCCCGTTGTTAAAGTTGACTTTAGCAAACGGGAATCTGTTAAAGTTCCAGTACCGGAACCTGCAATAACCTACGCCTATTTACCTCAGTACTCCCACGAAGTTTCCTACGCTCGTCACAACCCGCTCATCCAGCATCTTGCTAAAGAAACTGGTCTGCCTATGCGTCAGGTTTTTCCTGATACTTTTGCAGAGCATGTTCGCATGGTGGAACGGGGAGAAATTGATATTTCTTTCTCCAATCCGTTTGTTTATGTGCAATTAACCAAATTGGGCTCCACTGCTTTTGCGCGTATCAAGGAACCGGATGGACGTCCGACATTCCGCGGCCAGATTATTGTACATGCACAAAACAAAGCAATTCAAACACTCGAAGATGTTATCGGTAAACGCTGGATTGCGGTTGATCCATACTCCGCAGGCGGCTACCTTTACGCGCTCGGATATTTTTTAGATCACGGCATCCACGCTCATAATTTTAGAGAAATTGCTTTTGCCCCCGGCCCGGGCGGTAAACAGGAAAAAGCCGCACTCGCAGTCTACGCCGGGAAATACGACGTGGCATCTGTTCGCGAAGGCGCACTTGATACTGTAAAAGATAAAATAAACTTGCAGCACATTCGTGTGCTGGCAGTGACTCCGGAATATCCGGGGTGGGTATATTCAGCCAGAAACGGCATGAACAAAGAGATCGTTTCAAAGATTGCAGAGGCTATGTTCAGACTTTCCATGGACATTCCCTCTGAAGCAGCAATCCTTAAAAATGCGCGCACCAGCGGTATCATTCCGGCCACAGATTCCGATTATGATGCTGTGCGTACTCTTATTCAGAAAATAGAAGCGGATAGAATTACATCAAAGCTTCAAGACGTACCTCCACTACCAGCGCAGCGGGTGTCAAATGCTGAATAA
- a CDS encoding nitrogen regulation protein NR(II) has protein sequence MLNKISTMRFRTKLNAGMSLIIISLSLMLAVVVTQIATNSLVHETKRRGQVLADNIALRTTSSMLSGDLLQMKEMVDELRTVDKDVAYAFLVNIDNQILAHTFTNGFPVDLKYANIITEDAQPSIRLVDTGSDKFYDFAVPVTAGGLVIGQARLGLSRSQVQSVVNGLILTISIVTGITLIISLAISTQFAHKITYRLGMLGKYAESIVRGELNLNQTSGLNRNCWEVYKCEQTECPAYGNTDRRCWQFGDTLCTNYCSNKSARDLDNCEECPVFARNSGDEIHELAETFDVMSLSLRGHIAELEEAKTDLTQQQEILRTIFESSPDQLSLIDKDGTYVSVNQAFASFVSKSKEAIVGKKEYEIPSLLNTADTLQETKQIISTSKPVNREVRIVLEDGSRKWFNVLKVPVHDEHKNSIGVLGTARDITNVKDYQNQLIHSQKLESIGKLAGGVAHEINTPLGIILGYSQLLQEDFPEDEQVHKDLIVVEKQAKFCRKIVADLLDFSHQTKSEKKEMCFNNSIMEVVQLVRHAFKLDNVAIIPHLDDRLPIIYGNPEQLKQVWMNLMSNAIEAIGHNGVINIHTELDINVGTITAWFSDSGTGIATNDIDSIFDPFFSTKPVGKGTGLGLSVSFGIIQDHGGRISAISPASKRLLEDDATRTENWGPGTSFKVVLPLDEIGYE, from the coding sequence ATGCTGAATAAAATAAGCACAATGCGTTTTCGTACAAAACTTAATGCGGGAATGAGTTTAATCATCATTTCCCTTTCACTTATGCTTGCCGTTGTAGTTACCCAAATCGCAACAAACTCGCTCGTACACGAAACTAAACGACGCGGGCAGGTACTGGCGGATAACATCGCGCTGCGTACAACAAGCTCCATGCTTTCCGGCGATCTTTTGCAGATGAAGGAAATGGTTGATGAGCTACGCACTGTCGATAAAGATGTTGCTTACGCGTTCCTTGTAAACATCGACAACCAGATTCTGGCGCATACGTTTACAAACGGCTTTCCCGTTGATTTAAAATACGCCAACATTATCACAGAAGACGCCCAGCCTTCCATCCGCCTCGTTGATACCGGCTCCGATAAATTTTATGACTTTGCCGTCCCAGTTACAGCTGGAGGACTCGTCATCGGACAAGCACGTCTGGGACTATCCAGAAGTCAGGTACAAAGCGTTGTTAACGGGCTTATTCTTACCATCTCTATCGTTACCGGTATCACACTGATCATCAGTCTTGCCATCTCAACGCAGTTTGCACACAAAATCACGTATAGACTCGGGATGCTCGGCAAATATGCTGAAAGCATTGTCCGTGGTGAACTCAATCTAAACCAGACCTCCGGTCTCAACAGAAACTGTTGGGAAGTCTATAAGTGCGAGCAAACAGAATGTCCGGCTTACGGCAATACAGACAGGCGATGTTGGCAATTTGGCGACACGCTGTGCACAAACTACTGTAGCAACAAGTCCGCACGTGATTTGGATAACTGCGAAGAGTGCCCTGTTTTTGCCAGAAACTCCGGTGATGAAATTCATGAACTTGCAGAAACATTCGATGTCATGTCTCTTTCGCTGCGAGGACATATTGCTGAGCTTGAAGAAGCTAAAACTGATCTGACACAGCAGCAGGAAATTTTACGTACCATCTTTGAATCCAGCCCTGACCAGTTGTCTTTAATAGACAAGGACGGCACATATGTTTCCGTCAATCAGGCGTTTGCATCCTTTGTAAGTAAATCCAAAGAAGCGATTGTCGGTAAAAAGGAATACGAAATTCCTTCATTGTTAAATACAGCCGACACTCTTCAGGAAACAAAACAGATAATCAGCACAAGCAAACCTGTTAACCGTGAAGTGCGTATCGTACTGGAAGACGGTTCACGAAAATGGTTTAACGTGCTGAAGGTTCCTGTGCATGATGAGCATAAAAACTCTATCGGAGTTCTCGGCACAGCCCGTGATATCACGAACGTAAAAGATTACCAGAACCAGCTCATTCATTCACAGAAGCTTGAATCCATTGGTAAACTGGCAGGCGGCGTTGCTCACGAAATCAACACCCCGCTTGGCATCATCCTTGGATACTCACAGCTATTACAGGAAGATTTTCCTGAAGATGAGCAGGTACATAAAGATTTGATCGTGGTTGAGAAGCAGGCAAAATTCTGCCGCAAAATTGTCGCAGACCTGCTTGATTTTTCACATCAGACAAAAAGTGAAAAGAAAGAAATGTGCTTCAACAACTCCATCATGGAAGTTGTTCAGCTTGTTCGACACGCATTCAAACTGGATAATGTAGCCATCATCCCACATCTGGATGACAGGCTTCCTATTATCTATGGCAATCCTGAACAGTTAAAACAAGTATGGATGAACCTTATGTCTAATGCTATTGAAGCAATAGGTCATAATGGTGTGATTAATATTCACACCGAACTTGATATTAACGTCGGAACCATAACCGCATGGTTCTCCGATTCCGGTACCGGCATTGCGACGAATGACATCGACTCAATTTTCGATCCATTCTTCAGCACAAAGCCCGTAGGAAAAGGAACGGGGTTAGGTCTTTCAGTTTCGTTCGGCATCATTCAGGATCACGGCGGACGAATTTCTGCCATCAGCCCAGCTTCCAAACGTTTACTGGAAGACGATGCTACCCGCACAGAAAACTGGGGACCGGGAACATCCTTTAAGGTTGTTCTTCCGTTAGATGAAATTGGATACGAATAA
- a CDS encoding response regulator, whose translation MAIIMVLDDVIDAGILIKRILERKGHSVMVFTDEEEALTFAQQDTPDLAILDIKLRKMTGVEVLAELKTRSPKTQVIMLTGYPTLETARESLKLGANEYCVKPIDKEELENKVQEVLAAAL comes from the coding sequence ATGGCAATAATCATGGTACTCGATGATGTTATTGACGCAGGCATTCTCATCAAACGCATTTTAGAACGCAAAGGGCATTCTGTAATGGTTTTTACAGATGAAGAAGAAGCCCTGACCTTTGCCCAGCAGGACACGCCCGACCTTGCGATTCTAGACATTAAACTGCGCAAAATGACCGGAGTAGAAGTTTTGGCAGAACTCAAAACTCGTTCACCTAAAACACAAGTCATCATGCTTACAGGGTATCCGACACTGGAAACCGCTCGTGAATCTCTCAAACTTGGTGCTAATGAATACTGTGTAAAACCAATCGATAAAGAGGAACTGGAAAACAAAGTACAGGAAGTACTCGCCGCGGCGTTGTAA
- a CDS encoding PEP/pyruvate-binding domain-containing protein: protein MFITELFKHWTFRAFAPGTLLRTKYNAFKELLRLDERCLEHIADLEEIHYGREQADWTRVVWLTEELGRDIRSLIEQLQLMSPVKYMDLQDYATKLNFYVRMGVSVEEPHIEPPFVFTLPEAQDMLEAAGGKAANLARISSEKDINLLPARVISAHAYHYFVEVNDLREELDKRLSAISLADAATLDELAHEMQQLILQADMPDPIANEIEIAALELGKNGIKLAVRSSAVAEDGAASFAGQYSSVLDVTANNIIQAWKEVVASKYTPRAIAYRIMNGLADTETPMAVLIMPMVDAVCSGVAFSTAPAEHAAHLDEPAVAVYATSGIGEKLVSGSVTAQTTFISKAEKPRIIEKAAQSVVPAPTLKRIAAQAQQLETFFGEPQDVEWVVDHRSRIFIVQSRPVPHSRRPQQTECPAHDLQALDTNKECASMGIGSGKVRVVANCQDITELPHGTILVTRGLGPVLTRVIHRLNGVIAERGSAASHFASVAREFNVPVLCGVEDACTRYTNDQLITVDGTTGSVFDGVLPECHQENIKPQQGVIPRLGKVLPRIARLTLLDPSSESFAPEYCKSLHDLVRFVHEKGVEEMFSLVDKSSRGLSGSRKLQTHLPLSMYVLNLDKGLFHSAAGKKEVEQSDIASVPMWALWFGLSSELVTWHDALPHFDWEHFDKVSAGIISKDSPLLASYAIISDNYMHAMLRFGYHFSVVDCMCGDKDRQNYIRFRFMGGGGKSHQRTLRLDFIERILSKNNFAIERKGDMLNARHGMEEEHIIQQRLALLGLLLAKTRMLDMRLEETSDLDALEKEFFKDLGSLTY, encoded by the coding sequence ATGTTTATCACAGAGCTATTTAAGCACTGGACATTCCGGGCGTTTGCTCCGGGAACTCTTTTGCGCACAAAATACAATGCCTTCAAAGAACTCTTACGACTCGACGAACGCTGTCTGGAACACATAGCTGATCTGGAAGAAATTCATTACGGCCGCGAGCAGGCAGACTGGACACGCGTTGTATGGCTGACCGAAGAGCTTGGCCGTGATATCCGTAGCCTTATCGAACAGCTACAGCTTATGAGCCCTGTAAAGTACATGGACTTGCAGGACTACGCCACAAAACTCAACTTCTATGTTCGCATGGGAGTAAGTGTGGAAGAGCCACACATTGAGCCACCTTTCGTATTCACACTTCCTGAAGCACAAGACATGCTTGAAGCCGCTGGCGGCAAAGCAGCAAACCTTGCACGCATCAGTTCCGAAAAAGACATCAATCTTCTTCCGGCACGCGTCATATCCGCCCATGCATACCATTATTTTGTAGAAGTAAACGACCTGCGTGAAGAACTGGATAAACGCCTGAGTGCTATTTCTCTTGCAGATGCCGCAACGCTGGATGAGCTTGCGCATGAAATGCAGCAACTCATTCTACAGGCAGACATGCCCGACCCGATTGCTAACGAGATTGAAATTGCAGCTCTTGAGCTTGGTAAAAACGGCATAAAGCTCGCAGTGCGCTCCAGCGCAGTTGCAGAAGATGGAGCAGCCTCTTTTGCCGGACAGTACTCTTCAGTCCTCGATGTGACAGCGAATAATATTATTCAGGCATGGAAAGAAGTTGTCGCGTCCAAGTACACCCCGCGCGCAATCGCATACCGCATTATGAATGGCCTTGCAGACACCGAAACACCGATGGCTGTTCTTATTATGCCGATGGTAGACGCAGTATGCTCCGGCGTTGCCTTCTCTACTGCTCCAGCAGAACATGCTGCACATTTGGATGAACCGGCAGTCGCTGTGTACGCAACTTCAGGAATCGGTGAAAAACTGGTTTCCGGCTCCGTCACAGCACAAACTACCTTCATCAGCAAAGCTGAAAAGCCACGCATTATTGAAAAAGCAGCGCAGAGTGTTGTTCCTGCACCGACGCTCAAACGCATCGCAGCCCAAGCGCAGCAGCTTGAAACATTTTTCGGGGAACCGCAGGATGTTGAATGGGTCGTAGACCATCGCAGCAGAATTTTTATCGTACAAAGCAGACCTGTACCGCATAGCAGACGTCCGCAGCAAACAGAATGCCCAGCACATGACTTACAGGCTCTTGATACCAACAAAGAATGTGCTTCCATGGGCATTGGTAGCGGCAAAGTGCGCGTTGTAGCAAACTGTCAGGATATTACAGAACTACCGCACGGAACCATTCTCGTAACACGAGGGTTGGGGCCTGTACTCACACGCGTTATTCATCGCCTTAACGGTGTAATTGCAGAACGTGGCAGCGCGGCTAGTCACTTTGCATCAGTCGCACGTGAATTCAATGTACCTGTCCTTTGCGGTGTCGAAGATGCATGCACTCGCTACACAAACGATCAGCTCATTACTGTAGACGGCACAACAGGATCAGTCTTTGACGGCGTACTGCCTGAATGTCATCAGGAAAACATAAAACCTCAGCAAGGCGTTATTCCGCGTCTTGGCAAAGTTCTGCCACGTATTGCGCGTCTGACATTACTAGATCCTTCATCCGAATCTTTTGCTCCTGAATATTGCAAATCACTTCATGATCTTGTCCGCTTCGTCCACGAAAAAGGTGTAGAGGAAATGTTCTCCCTTGTGGACAAATCAAGCCGCGGTCTTTCCGGTTCCCGCAAGCTGCAAACACACCTGCCACTGAGCATGTATGTATTGAACCTTGATAAAGGACTCTTCCATTCAGCGGCTGGCAAAAAGGAAGTGGAACAAAGCGATATTGCCTCCGTTCCTATGTGGGCATTATGGTTTGGTCTTTCTTCAGAGCTGGTAACATGGCATGATGCGCTTCCACATTTTGACTGGGAACACTTCGACAAAGTAAGTGCCGGTATAATCTCAAAAGATTCACCGCTTCTGGCAAGCTATGCAATAATCTCTGATAACTACATGCATGCCATGTTACGGTTCGGCTATCACTTCTCAGTTGTGGACTGCATGTGCGGCGACAAAGACAGACAAAACTACATCCGCTTCCGTTTCATGGGCGGTGGTGGTAAATCGCACCAGCGCACGTTACGACTTGATTTTATCGAACGTATTCTTTCCAAAAACAACTTTGCCATAGAGCGTAAAGGCGACATGCTCAATGCACGTCACGGAATGGAAGAAGAGCACATTATCCAGCAGCGCCTTGCTCTGCTAGGGTTGCTTCTTGCCAAAACGCGTATGCTCGACATGCGTCTTGAAGAAACGAGCGACTTAGACGCCCTTGAAAAAGAATTTTTCAAAGACCTCGGGAGCCTTACCTATTGA
- a CDS encoding dual specificity protein phosphatase family protein produces the protein MIDPRPLITRIRTSASHIASSMLQAVSYTAPPSASDHPSFPVHWVSSRLALGPAPSTQRHFTAIKEQKISCILNLCAEMKELPALEEKAGFEVYFLPIEDEEAPELEQLDKALDWLDEQLFLGKHVYIHCRHGIGRTGTVLNAYLLRRGLGHKRAAKVLHKLRAEPTNFTQWRTVRKYGAQNAQLKIKTPTLEFGEDTAMSLEPFLTDYHHLQESIDDQLQLHQIDSLCGKLDNACCHTCVPLTLIESLALATHLNTSIPSAARADIIERAAEAVRHEKENAEGLSGTFCLYNTSICCPLLKDGTCLLYEYRPLRCRLFGITPELDSKIWEDILHSPLEHLSSQVYLTLTSTLPDHTTLMFTIPEVLSGKYVQRLFSFLKAAK, from the coding sequence TTGATTGACCCGCGCCCGCTTATTACACGCATACGCACTAGCGCTTCGCACATTGCCTCCAGCATGTTGCAAGCCGTTTCGTATACAGCGCCTCCCAGTGCCTCGGATCACCCATCATTTCCGGTGCACTGGGTTTCCTCGCGTCTTGCGCTTGGCCCAGCGCCCAGCACACAACGGCATTTTACGGCAATCAAAGAACAAAAAATATCCTGTATTCTCAACCTATGCGCAGAAATGAAAGAACTGCCAGCATTGGAAGAAAAAGCAGGATTTGAAGTCTATTTTCTTCCCATCGAAGACGAAGAAGCACCAGAGCTGGAACAACTCGATAAGGCTCTAGACTGGCTCGACGAACAACTCTTCCTCGGCAAGCACGTTTACATTCATTGCAGACACGGCATAGGCCGCACCGGAACCGTGCTCAACGCCTACCTTCTTCGCAGAGGGCTAGGACACAAGCGCGCGGCAAAAGTACTGCACAAACTTCGTGCAGAGCCGACAAACTTTACTCAGTGGCGCACCGTACGAAAATACGGAGCACAAAATGCTCAACTCAAAATCAAAACGCCTACTCTAGAGTTTGGTGAAGACACCGCCATGTCTCTTGAGCCATTCCTTACTGACTACCATCATCTACAAGAAAGCATTGATGACCAGCTACAGCTGCACCAGATAGATTCCCTATGCGGTAAGCTCGACAATGCATGTTGTCACACCTGCGTACCGCTCACGCTTATCGAATCTCTAGCGCTCGCGACGCACCTGAACACGTCCATCCCAAGTGCTGCCCGTGCGGACATTATCGAACGAGCCGCTGAGGCAGTTCGTCATGAAAAAGAAAACGCCGAAGGGCTCTCCGGCACATTCTGTCTATACAACACATCTATATGCTGTCCGCTCCTGAAAGATGGCACATGTCTCTTATACGAATATCGCCCCCTGCGCTGTCGTCTCTTTGGCATCACTCCAGAGTTAGACTCAAAAATATGGGAAGATATTCTTCACAGTCCGCTCGAACATCTTTCGTCACAAGTCTATCTGACCCTGACGAGTACCCTGCCCGACCACACAACGCTCATGTTTACCATTCCGGAAGTTCTCTCTGGAAAGTACGTACAGCGCCTCTTTTCCTTTTTGAAAGCTGCAAAATAA
- a CDS encoding NAD(P)/FAD-dependent oxidoreductase: MATLPASALIQRDKETYQIRITPPSGVVTADELRQLADVADKYEVPLLKITSGQRIALFGLNEEDMAKAAEEVPFRIGGHYIQACPGTDWCKMGQCDSLGLGQTLNEKIGTLATAAKIKVGVCGCPIGCSESHIRDIGFIGGKSGWTMVIGGNSGSRPRIADTLAEKLTTEEALDLLDRFLTHYNDTAKKKQRVARYVEEHSIETIREAMGV; encoded by the coding sequence ATGGCAACATTACCTGCAAGCGCACTTATTCAGCGTGATAAAGAAACATACCAGATTCGTATTACTCCACCATCCGGTGTTGTAACCGCAGACGAACTTCGTCAGCTCGCAGATGTTGCGGACAAATACGAAGTACCTCTTCTCAAAATTACTTCCGGTCAGCGTATTGCGCTTTTTGGTCTTAATGAAGAAGACATGGCAAAAGCAGCTGAAGAAGTACCATTCCGTATTGGTGGTCACTACATTCAGGCTTGCCCTGGTACCGACTGGTGTAAAATGGGTCAGTGCGATTCCTTAGGACTCGGCCAGACCCTCAACGAAAAAATCGGCACTCTCGCAACCGCTGCTAAAATTAAAGTCGGCGTTTGTGGCTGTCCTATCGGTTGTTCCGAAAGCCACATCCGTGACATCGGCTTCATCGGCGGCAAAAGCGGCTGGACCATGGTAATCGGCGGCAACTCCGGCTCCCGTCCACGCATCGCTGATACTCTCGCAGAAAAACTCACCACCGAAGAAGCTCTCGACCTGCTCGATCGTTTCCTTACCCACTACAACGACACTGCTAAGAAAAAGCAGCGCGTAGCACGCTACGTTGAAGAACACAGTATCGAAACCATCCGCGAAGCAATGGGCGTTTAG
- a CDS encoding DNA-3-methyladenine glycosylase 2 family protein: MTNTTNMTQVTQTEYSHARTTKDKNFDGVFYFGVKTTGIFCRPSCPSPVAKEENVLYFSSLFEALDQNFRPCKRCRPDIEVDYYTGNPTGTTTVHAALHKIYNGYLNFHSVAELAAACSLSERHLRKLFIDNIGIPPNKIARYHRALFAHKMLQYSDQTITDIAFASGFGSTRQFNDVFKSVFAITPTAARKGLPTVDSSPGCTRVLLPYQKSFNYKQILSFMEPRIMQGVETVVDGVYSRTFRINGSQGFFTVSDKPKQNALGLCIHCDDIRCTMPVYNRVKRMFDLDIDATRINEIFNADPLLSKGMINGHIPHLPVAFDPFEFSIRAILGQQVSVKAATTIAARIAAKNMVKCPSQYREGLLYFFPTPKELAELELDDIGLTRTRANTVKNVTQAVLENAVSLSSAQTFQEFHDAFIQVKGIGEWTVNYVAMRGLGMIDCFPAADLGVIKALAKDGNMPSPKECLAIAEQWRPYRTYATLCLWNTLG, from the coding sequence ATGACGAATACGACGAATATGACGCAGGTAACGCAAACAGAATACAGCCACGCCCGAACCACAAAAGATAAAAACTTTGATGGCGTTTTTTACTTTGGAGTAAAAACGACAGGTATTTTTTGTCGTCCTTCATGCCCTTCGCCCGTGGCAAAAGAAGAAAATGTACTCTACTTCTCTTCTTTGTTTGAGGCTCTTGATCAAAATTTTCGTCCCTGCAAACGGTGCAGACCTGATATTGAAGTAGACTACTACACGGGCAATCCTACCGGCACCACCACCGTGCACGCAGCACTCCACAAAATTTACAATGGGTACCTAAACTTTCATTCTGTTGCAGAGCTTGCCGCCGCCTGTTCTCTTTCAGAACGGCATCTGCGCAAACTCTTCATAGATAATATTGGCATTCCGCCCAATAAAATTGCCCGCTATCATCGAGCACTTTTTGCACATAAAATGCTGCAATATTCTGATCAGACAATTACAGATATTGCTTTTGCGTCCGGCTTCGGCTCCACGCGGCAATTTAATGATGTCTTCAAATCAGTATTCGCAATAACACCGACAGCGGCACGCAAAGGACTACCAACTGTTGATAGTAGCCCTGGATGTACCAGAGTCCTGTTGCCGTATCAAAAGTCATTCAACTACAAACAGATTCTGTCATTCATGGAACCGCGCATTATGCAGGGTGTAGAAACTGTAGTTGATGGCGTATACAGTCGCACCTTTCGCATCAACGGCTCGCAAGGTTTCTTCACCGTCAGTGATAAGCCGAAGCAAAACGCACTCGGATTATGCATTCACTGCGACGACATTCGCTGCACGATGCCTGTCTATAACAGGGTTAAGCGCATGTTCGATCTCGATATCGACGCAACACGCATCAACGAAATTTTTAATGCAGACCCGCTGCTCTCAAAAGGAATGATCAACGGACATATTCCGCATCTACCTGTGGCGTTCGATCCGTTTGAATTTTCAATACGCGCAATTCTTGGTCAACAAGTCTCCGTCAAAGCAGCGACAACCATTGCAGCCAGAATTGCCGCAAAAAATATGGTTAAATGCCCTTCACAGTATCGAGAGGGATTGCTCTACTTTTTCCCTACACCAAAGGAACTGGCAGAGCTTGAACTGGACGACATAGGACTCACCCGCACCCGCGCCAACACCGTAAAGAATGTTACCCAAGCTGTGCTTGAAAATGCCGTTTCACTCAGTTCCGCCCAGACATTTCAAGAATTTCATGATGCATTCATTCAAGTAAAAGGCATTGGTGAATGGACAGTAAACTATGTCGCTATGCGCGGATTAGGCATGATAGATTGCTTTCCTGCAGCGGACCTTGGCGTTATTAAAGCACTTGCAAAAGACGGCAACATGCCATCACCCAAAGAGTGCCTTGCAATAGCCGAACAATGGCGTCCTTACAGAACGTATGCCACGCTCTGCCTTTGGAACACGTTAGGATAA
- a CDS encoding isocitrate lyase/phosphoenolpyruvate mutase family protein, which translates to MNTQQQQAARFQELHTRDALFILPNAWDAGSAKIFEKAGYEAIATTSAGIAYSLGYADGEIITMDELLPVVRQIAKRTTVPLSADIERGYGTTPEEVTENVRVIITAGAVGINIEDGYPAAATHAESYLEETNTQVAKIEQLAALKDELDIPFVINARTCAYLLGIGDNDTRLDATIERCNSYVAAGADCIFIPGGLDKATVTALTKAIAAPLNILASPAFNDIQELQNIGVRRISLGSGPVRATYAALMDIASAVQNKHDLSALFSHPFSYQKANEFFG; encoded by the coding sequence ATGAACACGCAACAACAGCAAGCCGCACGTTTTCAAGAACTCCACACTCGCGACGCACTTTTTATTCTTCCCAACGCATGGGATGCAGGTAGCGCTAAAATTTTTGAAAAAGCTGGGTACGAGGCTATTGCGACCACAAGCGCGGGCATCGCCTACTCTCTTGGATACGCTGACGGAGAGATCATCACTATGGACGAGTTACTGCCTGTGGTACGTCAAATTGCAAAGCGCACAACAGTTCCGCTTTCTGCAGACATAGAGCGTGGCTATGGCACAACTCCAGAAGAAGTCACAGAAAATGTTCGAGTAATTATCACCGCTGGGGCAGTGGGAATTAATATAGAAGATGGGTATCCTGCCGCCGCAACGCACGCAGAATCATATTTGGAAGAAACAAACACGCAAGTCGCAAAGATTGAGCAACTTGCTGCGCTTAAAGATGAACTAGACATTCCTTTCGTCATCAATGCGCGCACCTGCGCATACTTGCTCGGCATTGGAGATAATGACACTCGTCTTGATGCCACCATCGAGCGTTGTAACTCATACGTCGCTGCCGGAGCTGACTGCATATTCATTCCCGGAGGACTCGATAAAGCGACCGTAACAGCGCTAACAAAAGCCATCGCCGCACCGCTCAACATTCTTGCCAGTCCTGCATTCAACGATATTCAAGAACTACAAAATATCGGAGTTCGCCGCATCAGCCTCGGCTCTGGACCAGTTCGAGCAACGTACGCCGCGCTTATGGATATAGCCAGTGCGGTTCAGAACAAGCACGATTTAAGTGCCCTCTTCTCGCATCCATTTTCGTACCAAAAAGCAAATGAATTTTTTGGCTAA